In Podospora pseudopauciseta strain CBS 411.78 chromosome 3, whole genome shotgun sequence, one genomic interval encodes:
- a CDS encoding hypothetical protein (EggNog:ENOG503P700): MPPPHLHPRSRSTSTLFATTLLASFLVVALPHILPCPAPRRTLADGELDPNATKRRKKQIVGEDGVARFNNAIATTPEELQKLRMERQRERKAERECPVPKPGGILGEWLGFHKEEEKTVEKAEPRREGR; encoded by the coding sequence ATgccacccccccacctccaccctcgctcccgctcaacatcaaccctcTTTgcaaccaccctcctcgcctccttcctcgtcgtcgccctcccccacatcctcccctgTCCAGCACCCCGACGAACCCTCGCCGACGGGGAGCTCGATCCCAACGCCaccaagagaagaaaaaaacaaatcgtgggggaggacggggtgGCTAGATTCAACAATGCAATCGCCACCACGCCAGAAGAGCTCCAAAAGCTAAGAATGGAGAGGCAGAGGGAACGaaaggcggagagggagtgtCCGGTTCCGAAACCGGGGGGGATATTGGGGGAGTGGTTGGGGTTTCacaaggaagaggagaagacaGTCGAGAAGGCTGAaccgaggagggaggggaggtga
- the SCC2 gene encoding Sister chromatid cohesion protein 2 (EggNog:ENOG503NVI7; BUSCO:EOG092604A0; COG:B; COG:D; COG:L), giving the protein MANSWSGAHNGPPNNNNWDGAPQANPPPPSVSQPAGFARPFTLAEVLPYTPFSAIAPFDSSVLPSPSIGSASPAPPVTDLIPSLDFESLNQEASTNTASRLLQQTVGQVQRLLERGNIPEYKFKTGPRATTSPSPAKHSSLAAGLSPFSKMVHDSTSIPFRYPTPDTPTPAANNHPNVITTPVPTKQKISAKPVIKKEPGQGKKLSSIPANTPGPSASPATSANQQAHAANKARFEIVLPTKKELEQPAGLANIKPHPSSNVTPRAPPAPVAPPTPAYHPQYQPQVQHSPQVQHQPQVHQQHQVPQQHQVQQQQQQQQQRSQQHPPQPALPPLSSVEATAASRTATPPERPGSQSISSSQKPVIAIELPKTKTFDKSEFMVVADEPEEPANLPLKKRKHGDIDGDDIYGESLDLRQRADAALHDLRVFLHNAFQAENAVLARRQGNDMVVLVSENEATLTATAQSKAQALLGKTITLNCFKNSPLEELLHLIRLSEGALKLAETLDIKVDETWVAADVEQWLSQLPWLEIAIRAGRTSLRIMCGGRQEKQLYSQDTIEHCLDLFKRIIDGIVIPIAELRATPGANELFKTLAQNKKKIVALFNDCQKLFSMMATLISSIDTSDAVTNTLEFTASRLIFMETAHAEKDSVIDTQKFDGLRLVAMDMLSQIFLLNPEQRKGIFNEILSSLEKLPLGKRARTFKLVDGTSIQPVSALIMRLVQTSAGKVGDAGRGKGNTMPVEDEAAEGPRRLPQSFSIQDEEHGSSQHRIAIQELDDVSEALIKTATNSASDVVQFIVSRALKSTKSGDTPYRNLLDMFVEDFALCLDNPDWPAAELLLRIFMHLMFQLIENDKQPVTAKNMALELLGSMGAAVSKLRGHVRKGVSSLDTQDSDGLGLLLSDLAAAALELKSRPEQMVAWTGPYRATLEHLESRFSEDPHLASAISFLVSDWASKTCKTYDDYEDDVAERDHELGRLAYRLRQMIHDRQWLSREYSFKDISQSYARLSYSITLLRSPLCEAFNTILNILLNSMASDQPTVRSKSLKSVNQVLETDPSILDGDSVVVQLILRCSNDSSTQVRDSALGLIGKCISMRPALEEQITPTVVERFNDAGHGVRKRAMKLAKDIYLRNSNRTLRSTIANGLLHRIQDPEESVRELAKQVIEEIWFAPFHSGQTSAASKISLADHVSLMVQTVNRGNVVSVLDKVLQALLAPSNKTAQASLEVCTKLVESMFDLVDSSDPEDTTKPSGRDVLQILMIFAKAEASLFTFEQLRLLRPYISSIRSNEDPAVSKAVVVIYRRVLPQLSSAHSQFLTEVRSELMPTMTTVSRPLMNEVMACLWIISGLLDTSEHMARLAASSLRNIQALHAKSKTQPLDTRTMRQFERYSLIVGMAGKHFNLDSHLDFFNKMLKTNGSSVSKLMVDLVVPFAAPSYHMDMRKAALDSVGLVCQAWPRNYVSANVYTTFQHVFDEQVPVLEAMVLRSFKEFLLTEEKRSEEAAEAPTGMNGGAKQEKKRELTVIGGTNYDDVASATTHRFLKEIIRIATATQDNHAFLAVEVLASINRQGLVHPKETGVTFITLETSSNPRISELAFLEHKALHAKHETVVEREYVKAVQSAFAYQRDIVKDSRGAIATGNGVFTPKLHLLMEVLKISKSKNRQKFLEKLCGQLDFDVGKLDMGERVPSHVVYVRFVTECLAYFEYLTVGEVGCVVGALERLVTGTGAGVAQAIEMEVLGFRVDVLEEEQQQQQVLGENGQAAGAAAGSLSSLSVNQLQEAPRVELEKLRRLTAGAVVLLGVWEARTYLRRLYGLGIGGRRENKVKMLGKDLSKAPVKAQGVTGEKLWEEMGVLGERLGSREGMMGVCRGFVELMNVDKEFLVGDEDEEGLMEEGGASPMSGGEDDELVGERKRGRKRKSDAGSQGTPGKKKRGRSGSMGGQPRKRGRPKKVAREEEEGEGEEGDWF; this is encoded by the exons ATGGCGAACTCATGGTCGGGCGCCCACAATGGCCCTCCAAACAATAACAATTGGGATGGAGCTCCTCAggccaacccaccaccaccttcagtTTCGCAACCTGCTGGCTTTGCGAGGCCATTCACACTCGCCGAAGTCTTGCCCTACACACCATTCTCGGCGATAGCTCCCTTTGACTCGA GTGTGCTTCCTTCACCATCGATAGGTTCTGCGTCGCCCGCTCCCCCAGTAACCGACCTGATACCAAGTCTCGACTTCGAATCGTTAAATCAAGAGGCTTCCACGAATACGGCCTCGAGGTTACTACAGCAGACAGTCGGCCAGGTTCAAAGGCTTCTAGAGAGAGGAAATATCCCCGAATA CAAATTCAAGACTGGACCACGCGCGACgacttctccttcaccagcGAAACACAGTTCTCTGGCTGCGGGACTGTCACCGTTCTCGAAAATGGTGCACGATTCAACGTCGATACCGTTTCGGTATCCGACCCCAGATACCCCCACACCCGCTGCGAATAATCATCCGAACGTCATTACCACGCCCGTTCCCACGAAACAGAAGATTTCTGCCAAGCCGGTCATTAAGAAAGAACCAGGCCAAGGAAAGAAACTGAGCAGTATTCCTGCAAACACACCGGGCCCTTCTGCGAGCCCGGCCACATCAGCGAACCAGCAGGCACATGCTGCGAATAAGGCGCGATTCGAGATTGTCTTGCCCACCAAGAAGGAGCTTGAACAGCCGGCCGGCCTTGCGAATATCAAGCCGCACCCTTCGTCTAATGTGACTCCACGCGCTCCGCCTGCGCCAGTTGCTCCCCCGACTCCGGCGTATCATCCTCAGTATCAGCCTCAGGTTCAACACTCACCTCAGGTACAGCATCAACCGCAAGTACACCAACAGCATCAGGTCCCGCAACAACATCAggttcaacaacaacaacaacaacaacaacaacgcaGTCAGCAACACCCACCGCAGCCTgctctcccacccctcagCTCTGTAGAAGCTACCGCGGCCTCAAGAACTGCCACGCCCCCAGAGCGGCCCGGATCGCAAAGCATATCCAGCTCTCAAAAGCCAGTCATTGCTATTGAGCTTCCCAAGACCAAGACTTTTGACAAGAGTGAGTTTATGGTGGTTGCAGATGAGCCTGAGGAGCCTGCCAACTTGCCATTGAAGAAGCGGAAGCACGGTGATATTGATGGTGACGACATCTATGGAGAGAGCTTGGATCTTCGCCAGAGAGCTGATGCGGCTCTTCATGACCTGAGAGTGTTTCTTCACAACGCTTTCCAGGCAGAGAACGCTGTGCTTGCCCGAAGGCAAGGAAACGACatggtggttttggtttcTGAGAACGAAGCTACCCTGACAGCAACCGCACAATCCAAGGCGCAGGCCCTACTGGGCAAGACGATCACCTTGAACTGTTTCAAGAATTCGCCTCTCGAGGAGCTACTTCACCTCATTCGGCTTTCCGAAGGTGCTTTAAAGTTGGCCGAAACGCTAGACATCAAGGTTGACGAGACCTGGGTAGCTGCCGATGTGGAGCAGTGGCTGAGCCAGCTGCCCTGGTTAGAGATTGCGATTCGGGCTGGCCGCACGTCTCTGAGAATCATGTGTGGCGGCCGTCAAGAGAAGCAGCTTTACTCCCAAGACACAATAGAACACTGTCTTGACCTGTTCAAGCGTATCATTGACGGCATCGTCATTCCGATTGCCGAGTTGAGAGCCACACCAGGGGCTAACGAACTCTTCAAGACGTTGGCtcagaacaagaagaagattgtggCCTTGTTCAACGATTGCCAGAAGCTGTTTTCTATGATGGCGACTTTGATCTCGTCCATCGACACCTCGGACGCGGTGACAAACACGCTCGAGTTCACTGCCTCGCGGCTCATCTTTATGGAGACGGCACATGCGGAAAAGGACTCCGTCATTGACACGCAAAAGTTCGATGGACTTCGTTTGGTCGCTATGGATATGCTTTCGCAGATTTTCCTGCTGAACCCTGAACAGCGGAAGGGCATTTTCAATGAGATTTTGAGCTCGTTGGAGAAGCTGCCGCTTGGGAAGAGAGCGAGGACTTTCAAACTTGTGGATGGCACGAGTATCCAGCCAGTGTCTGCTCTCATCATGCGGTTGGTTCAGACCAGTGCTGGCAAGGTTGGCGATGCGGGTCGAGGAAAGGGGAATACTATGCctgtcgaggacgaggcggCCGAAGGCCCCAGGCGGCTGCCGCAGTCGTTTTCCATTCAGGATGAGGAGCACGGTTCCTCGCAGCATCGTATCGCCATTCAAGAGCTTGACGACGTTTCTGAGGCCTTGATCAAGACAGCCACCAACAGCGCCTCAGACGTTGTCCAGTTTATTGTGAGCCGAGCGCTCAAGTCGACCAAGTCTGGTGATACGCCGTATCGCAACCTCCTTGACATGTTTGTGGAGGACTTTGCTCTCTGTCTTGACAATCCCGACTGGCCTGCGGCGGAGCTGTTGCTTCGAATCTTTATGCATCTGATGTTTCAGCTCATCGAAAATGACAAGCAACCCGTCACTGCGAAGAACATGGCTCTGGAGCTGTTGGGAAGCATGGGTGCCGCTGTTTCCAAGCTCCGCGGGCATGTGAGGAAAGGTGTTAGCAGTCTCGACACGCAAGACAGCGACGGCCTGGGGTTGCTCCTTTCCGACTTGGCTGCTGCGGCGCTGGAGCTCAAGTCTCGCCCGGAGCAGATGGTGGCTTGGACTGGGCCATATCGTGCTACGCTTGAGCACCTCGAGAGCCGCTTCTCAGAGGATCCTCATCTGGCGAGTGCCATCTCTTTCTTGGTTTCCGACTGGGCAAGCAAGACATGCAAGACCTACGACGACTATGAAGACGATGTTGCCGAGCGTGATCATGAGCTTGGCCGACTCGCCTACAGGCTCCGGCAAATGATACACGATCGTCAGTGGCTGTCGAGGGAGTATTCTTTCAAAGACATTAGCCAGAGCTATGCGAGGCTGTCTTACTCGATCACCCTCTTGAGGTCCCCACTCTGTGAGGCCTTCAATACGATTCTGAACATTCTTCTCAACTCAATGGCTAGTGACCAGCCGACGGTACGAAGCAAGAGCTTGAAGAGTGTCAACCAGGTCCTGGAAACGGACCCGTCCATTCTGGATGGAGATTCCGTGGTGGTGCAGCTCATTCTGAGATGTTCCAACGACTCGTCGACGCAGGTGCGTGATTCGGCGCTTGGGTTGATTGGCAAGTGCATCAGCATGCGGCcggcgttggaggagcagATTACCCCCACGGTTGTGGAGCGATTTAATGATGCTGGGCATGGTGTTCGGAAGAGGGCCATGAAGCTTGCCAAGGATATTTACCTTCGCAACAGCAACCGGACGCTGAGGAGCACGATTGCGAATGGGCTGCTGCATCGGATTCAGGACCCGGAGGAGAGCGTTAGGGAGCTGGCCAAGCAGGTGATTGAGGAGATATGGTTTGCCCCTTTTCACAGCGGCCAGACCTCGGCCGCGTCCAAGATTTCTCTTGCGGATCATGTTTCGCTTATGGTGCAGACGGTGAACCGGGGCAATGTTGTCAGTGTGCTGGATAAGGTGCTTCAAGCACTGCTGGCGCCGAGCAACAAGACGGCGCAGGCTTCGTTGGAGGTCTGCACGAAACTGGTGGAGAGCATGTTTGACCTGGTTGACAGCTCGGATCCGGAGGACACGACCAAGCCTTCGGGAAGAGATGTCTTGCAGATTCTGATGATTTTTGCAAAGGCGGAAGCTAGTCTCTTTACGTTTGAGCAGTTGCGGCTGTTGAGGCCTTATATCAGCAGCATCCGCAGCAACGAGGACCCGGCCGTGTCCAAGGCTGTGGTGGTTATCTATCGTCGGGTGCTTCCGCAGCTGTCGAGCGCGCATTCTCAGTTCCTTACCGAGGTGCGCAGTGAGCTGATGCCTACCATGACGACAGTTTCACGGCCTCTGATGAACGAGGTCATGGCTTGCTTGTGGATCATTAGCGGGCTGCTCGACACTTCGGAACACATGGCCAGGCTTGCGGCCTCAAGCCTGAGGAATATCCAGGCGCTGCATGCAAAGAGCAAGACGCAGCCTCTGGATACCCGCACCATGCGCCAGTTTGAGCGGTACTCGCTCATTGTCGGTATGGCGGGCAAACACTTCAACCTCGACAGCCATTTGGACTTTTTCAACAAGATGTTGAAGACGAATGGTAGCTCCGTCTCAAAGTTGATGGTTGATCTGGTGGTCCCTTTTGCTGCCCCGTCGTATCATATGGACATGAGGAAGGCAGCGTTGGACTCGGTGGGGCTGGTGTGTCAGGCCTGGCCGAGGAACTACGTTTCTGCAAATGTTTACACGACGTTTCAGCACGTGTTTGACGAGCAGGTTCCGGTGCTGGAGGCGATGGTGCTGAGGTCGTTTAAGGAGTTTTTGCtgacggaggagaagaggtcggaggaggcggcggaggcgccGACGGGGATGAATGGGGGGGcgaagcaggagaagaagagggagttGACTGTTATTGGTGGCACGAACTACGACGATGTTGCGAGTGCGACGACGCATCGATTCCTCAAGGAGATTATTCGGATTGCTACCGCCACGCAAGACAACCATGCTTTCCTTGCGGTGGAGGTTCTCGCCAGCATCAACAGGCAGGGTTTGGTACACCCCAAGGAGACGGGCGTCACGTTCATTACGCTTGAAACGTCGTCCAATCCTAGGATTTCGGAGCTTGCCTTTCTGGAACATAAAGCGCTGCACGCCAAGCATGAGACGGTTGTGGAAAGGGAGTATGTCAAGGCTGTTCAGTCGGCTTTTGCGTACCAGCGGGACATTGTCAAGGATTCACGCGGTGCGATCGCCACTGGCAACGGGGTCTTTACTCCCAAGCTTCATCTCCTGATGGAGGTGCTCAAGATCAGCAAGTCAAAGAATCGGCAAAAGTTTCTGGAGAAGCTGTGCGGGCAGCTCGACTTTGATGTGGGCAAGCTGGACATGGGGGAGCGAGTGCCGAGCCATGTGGTGTATGTGAGGTTTGTGACGGAGTGTCTGGCGTACTTTGAGTACTTGACCGTGGGCGAGGTGGGGTGTGTGGTTGGGGcgctggagaggttggtcaCCGGGACGGGGGCGGGCGTTGCGCAGGCGATTGAGAtggaggttttggggtttAGGGTGGATgttcttgaggaggagcagcagcaacagcaggtCTTGGGAGAGAATGGACaggctgctggtgctgctgctgggtcgctgtcgtcgttgtcggtGAATCAGTTGCAGGAGGCCCCTAGGGTGGAGCTTGAGAAGTTGAGGCGTCTTAcggcgggggcggtggttTTGTTGGGTGTTTGGGAGGCGAGGACTTACCTCAGGAGGTTGTATGGGCttgggattggggggaggagggagaataAAGTCAAGATGTTGGGGAAGGACTTGAGTAAGGCCCCTGTCAAGGCGCAGGGGGTGACGGGGGAGAAGTtgtgggaggagatgggggtgttgggggagaggttggggagtagggaggggatgatgggggtttgTAGGGGGTTTGTGGAGTTGATGAATGTTGATAAGGAGTTTTTGGTTggggacgaggatgaggaggggttgatggaagaggggggggcaAGTCCGATGagtggtggggaggatgatgagctggtgggagagaggaagagggggaggaagaggaagagtgaTGCGGGTAGTCAGGGGAcgccggggaagaagaagaggggtaGGAGTGGGAGTATGGGGGGGCAACCTAGGAAGAGGGGACGGCCGAAGAAAGTTGctagggaggaggaggaaggggagggggaggagggggattggTTTTAG
- a CDS encoding hypothetical protein (EggNog:ENOG503P595): MGGGPKIPYPKHVWSPAGGWYAQPANWKANTAILGVCVFGITAMVWNLSAEREFRHKMPEPGRFYPSRYWSKQIIEHERAQKEKAEAEKKSS, encoded by the exons ATG GGTGGCGGTCCCAAGATCCC GTATCCCAAGCACGTCTGGTCGCCGGCCGGTGGTTGGTACGCCCAGCCTGCCAACTGGAAGGCCAACACGGCCATTCTCGGTGTCTGCGTCTTTGGCATCACTGCTATGGTCTGGAACCTGAGCGCCGAGAGGGAGTTCCGTCACAAGATGCCCGAGCCAGGACGTTTCTACCCAAGCAGATA CTGGAGCAAACAAATCATCGAACACGAGCGGGcgcaaaaggaaaaggcagaggcagagaagAAGTCATCATAA
- the PPH3 gene encoding phosphoprotein phosphatase PP4 catalytic subunit (COG:G; COG:T; EggNog:ENOG503NVGA) encodes MSDLDRAIAQLRACRPIPENDVRELCHKARELLIEEGNVVTVNAPVTICGDIHGQFHDLMELFRVGGDVPDTNYLFMGDFVDRGFYSLESFLLLLCLKVRYPDRMTLIRGNHESRQITMVYGFYDECLRKYGSANVWRYCCDVFDYLALGAIVLGASNTLSEGGGGGGGGSTVPVVGSDVEIEVCNADQQIISRFLRKGSSSSASSSREGSQAGESQVGEGGSSPERGRTEGSPNGAAGGQPTTNGFGDGGGPPAPTNTGPPGSGASGASGGSIGNPAGAVLCVHGGLSPLIDSVDKIRLLDRKQEVPHEGAMCDLLWSDPDEIDGWGLSPRGAGFLFGADIVKVFNHRNDLSLIARAHQLVMEGFKEMFDASIVTVWSAPNYCYRCGNVAALLELSEDDSGLGVLARSNGDVNRSDGMGGQGSRGVLMENDLLGYNKAGPARRYRVFQAAPQDSRGMPAKKPVADYFL; translated from the exons ATGAGTGATCTCGACAG AGCCATAGCCCAGCTCCGAGCCTGCCGCCCCATCCCCGAAAACGACGTCCGCGAGCTCTGCCACAAAGCCCGCGAGCTCCTCATCGAAGAAGGCAACGTCGTGACCGTCAACGCGCCCGTGACAATATGCGGCGACATCCACGGCCAGTTCCACGACCTGATGGAGCTCTTCCGCGTCGGCGGCGATGTCCCCGACACGAACTACCTCTTCATGGGCGACTTTGTCGACCGTGGTTTCTACTCGCTCGagtccttcctcctcttgctctGCCTCAAAGTTCGGTACCCAGACCGCATGACGCTCATTCGCGGGAACCACGAGTCTCGCCAGATTACGATGGTGTATGGGTTCTATGACGAGTGCTTGAGGAAGTATGGGAGCGCGAATGTTTGGAGGTATTGTTGTGATGTGTTTGATTACTTGGCGCTGGGGGCGATTGTGTTGGGGGCTAGTAATACTCTTTccgaggggggtggtggtggtggtggtggtagtacggtgccggtggtggggtCGGATGTGGAGATTGAGGTTTGTAATGCGGATCAGCAGATTATTTCGAGGTTTTTGAGGAAggggtcttcttcttctgcttcttcttcgagGGAGGGGAGTCAGGCGGGGGAAAGTcaggttggggagggcgggAGCAGTCCTGAGAGGGGGCGGACGGAAGGGAGTCCGAATGGTGCGGCAGGGGGGCAGCCGACGACGAATGGGTTCGGGGATGGCGGTGGgccgccggcgccgacgAATACGGGACCGCCGGGGTCGGGGGCGAGCGGGGCGAGTGGGGGAAGTATTGGGAATCCGGCGGGGGCGGTGTTGTGTGTTCATGGCGGGTTGAGTCCGTTGATTGATAGTGTGGACAAGATTCGGCTGCTGGACCGGAAACAGGAAGTTCCTCATGAGGGTGCGATGTGCGACTTGCTCTGGTCGGATCCGGATGAGATTGATGGGTGGGGGTTGTCGCCGAGGGGGGCTGGGTTCTTGTTTGGGGCCGATATCGTCAAGGTGTTCAACCACAGGAACGACCTGAGCTTGATTGCGAGGGCGCATCAGCTGGTTATGGAGGGGTTCAAGGAGATGTTTGATGCGAGTATCGTCACGGTGTGGTCGGCGCCCAATTACTGCTACCGATGCGGGAATGTGGCTGCGTTGCTGGAGCTGTCGGAGGATGACTCTGGGTTGGGAGTGCTGGCGAGGAGTAATGGGGATGTGAACAGGAGTGACGGGATGGGCGGGCAGGGGTCAAGAGGTGTTTTGATGGAGAATGACTTGCTGGGCTACAACAAAGCTGGGCCGGCAAGGAGGTATCGGGTTTTCCAGGCGGCGCCGCAGGATTCGAGGGGGATGCCGGCTAAGAAGCCCGTTGCCGACTACTTTTTGTGA
- the RPA12 gene encoding DNA-directed RNA polymerase I core subunit rpa12 (COG:K; EggNog:ENOG503P2TA) — protein sequence MSAIGSLVFCTDCGDLLPASQGSVKNILICKCCGAEHRDHAWKAVTTKTKPSDFPSALRQKLSIVQTVKRHEVQTERVDPNMDCHKCGRRGIRYSEVQQRSADEGSTIIYNCECGEKWSTNN from the exons ATGTCTGCTATCGGCTCCCTCGTCTTCTGCACCGACTGTGGTGACCTTTTACCTGCCTCCCAGGGCAGTGTAAAGAACATTCTGATTTGCAAATGCTGTGGCGCGGAACACAGAG ATCATGCCTGGAAGGCCGTAACAACAAAGACAAAGCCCTCCGACTTCCCGTCAGCCCTACGACAGAAGCTTTCCATAGTCCAGACCGTCAAGAGACACGAAGTACAAACCGAAAGAGTCGACCCCAACATGGACTGCCACAAGTGCGGGAGGCGCGGCATTCGCTACTCTGAAGTCCAACAGAGATCTGCCGATGAAGGCTCAACAATTATCTACAACTGCGAGTGCGGTGAAAA ATGGTCCACCAACAACTGA
- a CDS encoding hypothetical protein (COG:O; EggNog:ENOG503PN7D), protein MSGFWNSIDLQSEQSDGSSVASNLPSNPPSPSRSLLYEPDIAEYDSDLPDYESESSEDTIRIINNVSDLDEPETREWRSLRDDLEEAEIRERSTLHREDAGLEEEEAEHQPQDMGTYVPDPKFTFLFDPGRHHPHHQHTCSICMISPLRILPATQRQSIYNQNNDSVPCVLPCGHIFGQACIRQWMQDRDQCPVCRTPMVHELCKHKIRLRPLWKETIWLVPRTIPDGGKIAAFCSTCEAVERRAVINGLMETLGRLYYDAKLRWKRTGREKDRVQMVKYRVRMDDDLKRLVTRETVGEWY, encoded by the exons ATGTCCGGCTTTTGGAATTCCATAGACTTGCAGTCTGAGCAGTCGGACGGCTCATCCGTCGCTTCTAATCTCCCCTCtaaccccccttctccttcacggTCACTTCTATATGAGCCTGACATTGCAGAGTACGACTCGGACCTTCCTGATTACGAGTCTGAATCTTCTGAAGACACCATCAGAATCATCAACAATGTCTCGGATTTAGACGAACCAGAAACTCGAGAATGGCGCAGTCTTCGAGACGATCTCGAGGAAGCAGAAATTCGGGAACGTAGCACCCTTCACAGAGAAGACGCCGgtcttgaagaagaggaggctgAACATCAACCTCAAGACATGGGCACCTACGTTCCCGACCCCAAATTCACCTTCCTTTTCGACCCtggccgccaccacccccatcaccaacacacaTGCTCCATTTGCATGATCTCCCCCCTTCGCATCCTTCCCGCTACCCAACGCCAGAGCATCTACAATCAAAACAACGATTCTGTGCCTTGTGTGCTACCGTGCGGTCACATATTCGGCCAAGCTTGCATCCGTCAATGGATGCAAGACCGCGACCAATGCCCCGTTTGTCGGACTCCCATGGTTCACGAGCTGTGTAAACACAAGATTAGGCTTAGACCGCTGTGGAAGGAGACCATCTGGTTGGTTCCACGGACTATTCCTGACGGGGGGAAGATTGCTGCTTTTTGCTCCACTTgcgaggcggtggagaggcGGGCGGTGATCAATGGGTTGATGGAGACGCTGGGGAGGTTGTATTATGATGCGAAGctgaggtggaagaggacggggagggagaaggatcGGGTGCAGATGGTGAAGTATagggtgaggatggatgACGATttgaagaggttggtgacGAGGGAGACGGTTGGGGAGTG GTACTAG
- a CDS encoding hypothetical protein (EggNog:ENOG503P42Y), which produces MKMSSTDSKKQANLSRIRTNQRLSRARRKEYISSLESRIREHEEKGVQATLEIQLAARKVAEENQRLRELLGKVGVSEAGIREYLQQPPSQTPCRREEQQKDAEPNECSMAADLISHITGANTSQVRVTLGCAPGRNCDVDEEAIEKTITRLKGSTSN; this is translated from the exons ATGAAAATGTCCTCCACAGACTCCAAAAAGCAAGCCAACCTCTCCCGCATCCGCACCAACCAGCGCCTCTCCCGCGCCCGCCGAAAAGAGTACATCTCTTCCCTAGAATCCCGCATCAGGGAGCacgaagaaaagggggtgcAGGCAACACTAGAGATCCAGCTCGCCGCGAGAAAAGTCGCGGAAGAAAACCAGAGGCTGAGAGAGTTGCTCGGCAAGGTTGGGGTCAGCGAGGCTGGTATAAGAGAGTACCTGCAACAGCCGCCATCCCAGACGCCCTGTAGACGTGAGGAGCAACAGAAGGACGCAGAGCCTAACGAGTGTTCCATGGCGGCTGATTT AATATCCCACATCACCGGCGCAAACACCAGCCAAGTCCGTGTGACGTTGGGATGTGCTCCCGGAAGGAATTGTGACGTTGATGAAGAGGCTATTGAGAAGACTATCACTCGACTGAAGGGCTCAACCTCAAACTAA